A DNA window from Aspergillus nidulans FGSC A4 chromosome V contains the following coding sequences:
- a CDS encoding nucleic acid/nucleotide deaminase domain-containing protein (transcript_id=CADANIAT00003584), with product MIFTQETGSDLIVNGTQGHPIKLDRERDSNQIRKLQVPILTLFLMPLAPYTSTARPVQTAVPPDTIWSRVTEDEFREHLVTLEKQTNAVLMDVLTAETDDEQQDSSSLSLPLKREKQVADDFAYIAAVTEGAQSVAAVCLEQHISTSLALNHPTLVILVAGMDILDEKVKEMLQAVVAELQSLSQAEATTEVIFQLIIQQHEQKLLGRLRSRKWTKPKHLARTHKKPLWQDFDNLLHRVQHVFAKKSERDVREAIGTSIGEIGNMFKDFEVSGTETAQSLQELVKATFVWCKSPLIGAYASRLETAGDTRQVAAAIKTLRQLEKIGAYWRIAQDLVAMAKQYKQVFQRIHLEYVTPYASIPTSIAYESWARTCHVHAEIQLVVELAKSASQQAANPSTVMVRPRTIGTSKYLCYLCYLFLRYHGEFQLLNSHGRLYDQWTVPDLAEYSTATRNKFAAVLESMDEHVVQQIKETQCIIWRPEPMTSRQNLLLLGAEPVVDTLEAGVDELSMS from the exons ATGA TCTTTACCCAGGAAACAGGCTCTGACTTGATAGTTAACGGTACTCAGGGCCATCCAATCAAGTTAGACAGGGAGAGG GACAGTAACCAAATAAGAAAACTACAAGTCCCTAT ACTTACACTTTTCCTCATGCCACTTGCACCGTACACGTCCACTGCTCGCCCAGTCCAGACCGCCGTACCACCTGATACTATCTGGTCGCGCGTAACCGAAGATGAATTCCGAGAGCATCTGGTCACGTTGGAAAAGCAGACGAATGCGGTACTGATGGATGTTCTGACTGCTGAAACCGATGACGAGCAGCAAGACAGCTCGAGTCTATCTTTGccgctgaagagggagaagcaAGTCGCAGACGATTTTGCTTACATTGCTGCTGTCACCGAGGGAGCTCAAAGCGTGGCGGCCGTCTGCCTCGAACAGCATATCAGTACCTCACTCGCTCTGAATCATCCCACCCTGGTGATCCTCGTAGCGGGCATGGACATCCTTGATGAAAAGGTCAAGGAGATGCTCCAAGCTGTTGTCGCAGAGCTGCAGTCTCTATCCCAAGCGGAGGCTACCACTGAAGTTATTTTCCAACTGATCATTCAGCAGCATGAGCAGAAACTCCTTGGCCGCCTTCGCTCAAGGAAATGGACCAAGCCTAAGCATCTTGCCAGAACACACAAGAAGCCTCTGTGGCAAGACTTCGATAATCTGTTACATCGAGTTCAGCATGTCTTTGCGAAGAAATCTGAACGCGATGTTCGAGAAGCAATCGGAACATCCATTGGGGAAATCGGTAACATGTTTAAAGATTTCGAGGTATCTGGCACTGAAACTGCACAGTCGCTCCAGGAGCTTGTAAAAGCAACATTTGTTTGGTGCAAGTCGCCGCTCATTGGTGCTTATGCGTCCAGGCTCGAGACGGCAGGGGACACTCGTCAGGTCGCTGCAGCAATCAAAACGCTTCGACAGCTTGAAAAAATAGGGGCTTATTGGAGAATAGCCCAGGACCTTGTTGCAATGGCAAAACAGTATAAGCAAGTGTTTCAACGCATCCATCTCGAGTATGTTACTCCATATGCGAGCATACCTACCAGTATAGCCTACGAATCATGGGCTCGTACGTGTCATGTCCACGCTGAGATCCAGCTTGTAGTGGAGCTCGCGAAGAGCGCCTCACAGCAGGCTGCTAATCCATCAACGGTCATGGTGCGACCTAGAACCATCGGCACGAGCAAGTACCTGTGCTACCTGTGCTATCTGTTTCTGCGATACCATGGCGAATTCCAACTGCTGAACTCACACGGACGTTTGTACGACCAGTGGACCGTTCCTGATCTGGCCGAGTATAGCACAGCCACAAGGAACAAGTttgctgctgtgcttgaaAGCATGGACGAACATGTCGTTcagcagatcaaggaaaCCCAATGCATTATATGGCGACCTGAGCCTATGACAAGTCGGCAGAACTTGCTCTTGTTAGGTGCAGAACCCGTTGTGGACACTTTGGAGGCCGGTGTTGACGAGCTTTCTATGTCCTGA
- a CDS encoding alpha/beta hydrolase (transcript_id=CADANIAT00003586), producing MSTSIRPSLDPELVTVHASIPSIDIETPSKLSAYRAAIAPMFTLENAIKGSESSVEPSEISIPGPAGPMHATVFRPKSRTRSVSETPGVLHIHGGGLATGNRFLGFTMLNWVEELGAVIVTAEYRLTPEHPQPAALEDSYAALEYMAAHSEELGFNAEKLIVAGGSAGGNLAAGITLLARDRQGPRIAGQVLMYPWVDDSMASASITQFGDIAPVKKGNLATVNDYAFGKNREFADMYTAPARAKSLNGLPPTLIDVGEADVFRDQDVEYATRLWRDGVTTELHVWPGAYHGFDVFVPSAEPNNQIKYRTMRSDIGYTYATGVEQLVSQPAT from the exons ATGTCCACTTCAATCAGACCCTCCCTTGACCCCGAACTCGTCACTGTTCACGCCTCGATCCCTTCTATAGACATCGAGACACCCTCGAAGCTCTCAGCCTATCGCGCGGCCATTGCACCAATGTTCACTCTCGAGAACGCAATCAAAGGCTCAGAATCCAGCGTGGAGCCTAGCGAGATATCTATACCCGGCCCAGCAGGACCAATGCACGCTACTGTCTTCCGTCCTAAGAGCCGCACCCGCTCTGTTTCTGAGACTCCTGGAGTCCTGCACATCCACGGCGGCGGCCTGGCAACGGGCAACCGCTTCTTGGGCTTCACAATGTTGAACTGGGTCGAAGAGCTCGGTGCTGTGATCGTCACGGCGGAATACAGGCTCACGCCGGAGCATCCGCAGCccgcggcgctggaggatAGTTATGCGGCGCTGGAGTACATGGCCGCGCACTCGGAGGAGTTAGGATTCAACGCTGAAAAACTGATTGTTGCCGGCGGCTCGGCTGGTGGAAACCTTGCTGCGGGCATTACGCTTCTCGCCCGCGACAGGCAAGGCCCTAGGATTGCGGGCCAGGTCCTCATGTACCCGTGGGTTGATGACAGCATGGCCTCCGCCTCGATCACGCAGTTTGGGGACATTGCGCCGGTGAAGAAGGGGAATCTCGCAACGGTGAATGACTACGCTTTTGGCAAGAATCGCGAGTTTGCAGATATGTATACGGCGCCAGCCCGTGCTAAAAGTCTGAATGGTCTACCGCCAACGTTGATAGATGTTGGCGAGGCGGATGTCTTTCGCGACCAGGATGTTGAGTATGCGACCCGACTGTGGAGGGATGGGGTCACGACAGAACTGCATGTTTGGCCGGGAGCGTATCATGGATTTGATGTTTTTGTGCCGAGTGCTGAG CCCAATAATCAG ATCAA ATATCGAACGATGAGATCTGATATTGGCTATACATACGCCACAGGAGTCGAGCAACTCGTATCTCAACCGGCTACATAA
- a CDS encoding uncharacterized protein (transcript_id=CADANIAT00003587), protein MALALEACLVKCGDILINAFFRRLQFNPDPSTGAVLAPRYDLVDVNLLHDPIGLSILAINERGELELHYEAISIGELRGFSGTGDEILYLGATHEANNFDMFAVHVITGKVRRLTRHPEYTDPVAFSLDNEWFVVMDTRGSDRQMWLSGMRGIPPLVDLVTANAAASTRNNRHRRFFQPILIDRHGDRGEYFGQQVNNRGTGLDGSPNDPNWNGRADPTFSYNGAKIVYWQTLVTAPACGGINPLPCPESTAQGGRTYRVMLARLFDRKLTAPAAVFDVPGFLLCATPFPPGSGFPDHRGLLPGLAGTYTLRGKASGLANATFLADSTSNFIHTVSVKYDNYSDDGEHIINGLESVTFTPDSTNPWISHLDWYSDLEGSGVATATKKTGLGGF, encoded by the exons ATGGCTCTGGCCCTGGAGGCGTGCCTCGTGAAATGCGGCGACATCCTGATA AACGCCTTCTTCAGAAGGCTGCAATTTAATCCAGATCCATCCACGGGCGCTGTGCTTGCCCCGCGGTATGATCTGGTCGACGTCAACTTGCTTCACGATCCAATTGGGCTATCCATCCTGGCGATCAATGAGAGAggcgagctggagctgcactATGAAGCTATCAGTATCGGAGAGCTGCGAGGGTTCAGTGGCACCGGTGACGAGATCCTCTATCTCGGAGCTACCCATGAAGCGAATAACTTTGACATGTTCGCCGTGCATGTCATCACCGGCAAAGTTCGTCGATTGACAAGGCATCCCGAGTACACCGACCCAGTCGCGTTCTCACTCGATAACGAATGGTTCGTTGTGATGGATACCAGGGGCTCGGATCGCCAGATGTGGCTGTCTGGCATGCGAGGCATACCCCCACTGGTAGATCTAGTCACAGCCAACGCAGCTGCGTCCACGCGGAATAACCGTCATCGTCGCTTTTTCCAGCCAATCCTCATCGACCGTCACGGTGACCGGGGTGAGTATTTCGGTCAGCAAGTCAACAACCGCGGCACCGGCCTCGACGGAAGCCCCAATGACCCGAACTGGAACGGCCGCGCAGACCCTACCTTCTCCTATAACGGCGCGAAGATCGTGTACTGGCAAACCCTCGTGACAGCTCCCGCATGCGGTGGCATTAATCCTCTCCCGTGCCCTGAATCCACAGCACAGGGCGGCCGTACATACCGCGTGATGCTTGCTCGACTTTTCGACCGCAAGCtcacagccccagcagcagtTTTTGACGTCCCGGGCTTCCTCCTTTGCGCAACACCGTTTCCCCCTGGCTCAGGCTTTCCAGACCACCGCGGTCTTTTGCCCGGCTTAGCGGGTACCTACACCCTTCGCGGTAAAGCAAGCGGCTTAGCCAATGCCACCTTTCTAGCAGACTCCACATCCAATTTCATCCATACCGTTTCAGTAAAGTACGACAATTACTCTGATGACGGAGAGCATATAATCAACGGGCTCGAATCAGTGACTTTCACACCGGACTCAACCAATCCCTGGATAAGCCATCTCGACTGGTACTCGGATCTCGAGGGTTCTGGGGTGGCTACCGCGACAAAGAAGACAGGGCTGGGCGGGTTCTAG
- a CDS encoding protein mlp1 (transcript_id=CADANIAT00003588) — protein MNPAAELPELGMNQPQLHRDNPGSNMAAATIEIPFLSSHYAIAESTLSTLTEAPTVELVNQLLEAITKKARETDELKSDKLRLEVELENAVRSSETKIKVLKGSVEKGHAEVEETRKKLHESETVRSSLESEIAALKSSSTSNDSELSSLKSRITSLEASNRDTLALLESKSAAYDKLAEELSTQHKKTIELRRELSTAEQNLQAANSASASAKLREQSLQNELELTKKNNEWFETELKTKSAEYLKFRKEKSARIAELQRENEEAIATTESLRRSENALKSRLDEVEQRYEESLSSIQQLKEEAIQAAESFRIELDSANRLAELQENAAKTAKNRVQECQLALEKVRDDAAEEISRLRVEIETEHSDKEAAERRVAELELTINQLETEGAAGRRSMSPARGLNGAPGTPVRPSTPLGTFSPRTSRSKGSLTLTQMYTEYDKMRTMLAAEQKTNQELRSTLDEMVQDLEASKPEIDELREDHARLENAVVEMSNILDTAGKERDEATKESRKWQGQVEGLAREGDILRQQLRDLSSQIKVLVLEVTLLKEGEANYDREELEKVARREIEDSSADLTPTGRFISQNLTTFKDLHELQEQNVTLRRMLRELGDKMEGAEARERDVTRQQEQEELKELRIRVQTYRDEIANLIAQTKSYVKERDTFRSMLTRRRQTVGGDAVFSQSLPLGAAPPASENSTGVPDYAELLRKVQAHFDSFREETATDHAALKQQVNELSRKNSELMSEASRSNSQLVAATQRAELLQSNFNMLKTENAELQKRYAALFETANRQDLRTQQAAEDLVESKGLIDSLQRESANLKAEKTLWKNIEKRLIEDNETLRNERSRLDSLNANLQNILNEREHADSESRRRLQQSVESLESELQTTKRELNEQIEESKKATLRREYEHEQNQKRIDDLVTSLSSTKEELVAVKTTRDHLQSRVDELTVELRSAEERLQVLQSRPSVSGAPAETAPPEGSQESGLTREQELSIEVSELKRDLELARTDLEHAKEQVEDYKAISQATEERLQSVSDTNDQYREETEQLVKEKDARIQDLEKRIEEISSELSATNTELSKLRDGQSEVARRLEEQKASLEADIARLTEENERQIAAAQYHQEDLKAQAEIAQHAQQNYESELVKHAEAAKNLQTVRAEANQLKLEVVELRTQAETFKKDLAQKEESWNERKDRYESELLELQKRRDEVLHQNNLLHSQIENITKQISALQRDRATIAETEQDNGEAVAPNLEGLQEVISFLRREKEIVDVQYHLSTQEAKRLRQQLDHAQSQLDEARLKLEQERRAQTDSESADLSHNKLMNTLNELNIFRESSVTLRSQLQQTKTALAEKSARVDELVQQIAPLETQIRQLEDAVETKDEEMKLLQQDRDHWQQRTQNILQKYDRVDPAQMEELKQELEKLRTERDEAISAREALEKQVEAFPEQLSAAEQRTQDLRSKLTEQFKARSRELMGRVNAKQTELDAVVQEREVLQEELKTTKEELEALKSKLAEKPEAPADQGTVVDSTPASQFPIPTTQAPAPTDDERVKALEEKVQRLEAALAEKESVLAAKDAEHETKVKERVERLKEVFNNKMAEVRANHRQEIERLTATQGGAHEGAEGAQETPGTPQPKQQPPATPSKSEDGLPDLTDAQARQLVARNETIRTILRNNIKQQLAKEREKQGQETQSTQDAIAAAEQKFNDEREALRKAHEEGMEEKIKSAVELSDKKYLARISMLDSRYRNTQAKVDIVSKAATETPQKPVVEVWEIAKVAKAPPAQAQTPKPSPATPAQVASPAPQVAQPAPTPAQTGAASQQSAPAQPPTQAPAQAPAQAPTQAPTQAPAQASAPEAAPGAAAAAPAQPQPSEQPSQTQQPQSEEGSSAAPPPATATSGVPNPFGQTQNKQQPQPQPQGSNLPNKPPAGGVLRTLQSGLPVARGGRGGARGGSHQQNPFGQLAQQAQSQAPQQQQQSQRGGGIARGRGGRGGQGRGAHQNTQAQGQAQGQAQGQAQAQAQPSAGRGGLNAGARQFVPQGNKRAREDGTDNANEGGNAGGKRMRGGGHTRGS, from the exons ATGAACCCAGCGGCAGAGCTACCTGAACTTGGGATGAATCAACCACAATTGCATCGCGACAATCCTGGCT CCAATATGGCTGCCGCTACAATTGAAATACCGTTCTTGTCGTCACATTACGCGATCGCAGAGTCGACTCTGAGCACCCTCACTGAAGCTCCCACGGTCGAACTCGTCAACCAACTACTGGAAGCTATCACGAAGAAGGCGCGAGAGACTGATGAACTAAAGTCGGATAAGCTTCGACTTGAAGTCGAGCTTGAGAATGCGGTTCGCAGCAGCGAGACCAAGATTAAGGTGCTGAAAGGTTCGGTCGAGAAGGGCCatgcggaggttgaggaAACAAGGAAGAAACTTCACGAATCAG AAACTGTCCGATCATCCTTAGAATCTGAAATCGCCGCGCTAAAGTCATCGTCCACATCAAACGATTCCGAACTCAGCTCACTCAAATCCCGTATAACCTCCCTCGAAGCATCAAATCGCGACACTCTAGCGTTACTTGAATCTAAATCGGCTGCTTATGACAAGCTCGCGGAAGAACTATCTACACAACACAAAAAGACAATTGAGTTACGACGTGAGCTTTCCACTGCCGAGCAGAATCTCCAGGCTGCAAACTCTGCTTCCGCTAGTGCGAAGCTTCGCGAACAAAGTCTCCAGAACGAGCTGGAGCTGACAAAGAAGAATAATGAGTGGTTTGAGACAGAGCTAAAAACCAAGTCCGCGGAGTACCTCAAGTTCCGCAAGGAAAAAAGTGCTCGAATCGCAGAACTTCAGCGCGAAAACGAAGAGGCAATTGCGACTACCGAGTCTCTGAGGCGTAGCGAAAATGCGCTCAAGAGCCGCCTGGATGAAGTTGAACAGCGCTATGAAGAATCGCTCTCTAGTATCCAGCAGCTCAAGGAAGAAGCGATCCAAGCTGCCGAGTCATTCCGGATAGAGCTGGACAGCGCAAATCGTCTAGCGGAGCTGCAAGAAAATGCCGCAAAGACAGCTAAGAACCGTGTGCAAGAATGCCAGTTGGCGCTGGAGAAAGTGAGGgatgatgcggcggaagagATTTCGCGTCTGCGTGTCGAAATCGAGACTGAGCACAGTGATAAGGAGGCTGCGGAGCGTCGTGTtgccgagctcgagctcaCCATCAATCAACTCGAAACGGAGGGCGCagctggaaggagatccaTGAGCCCTGCCCGTGGATTGAATGGCGCTCCAGGAACACCAGTACGCCCCAGTACTCCGCTCGGCACATTTTCTCCCCGGACATCGCGATCAAAGGGTAGTTTGACTCTTACGCAAATGTATACAGAGTACGACAAGATGCGGACAATGCTTGCTGCTGAGCAGAAGACTAACCAGGAACTCCGATCCACTTTGGACGAAATGGTTCAAGATCTGGAAGCTAGCAAACCTGAGATCGATGAGCTTCGCGAAGACCACGCCCGTTTGGAGAATGCGGTCGTTGAGATGTCTAATATTCTAGATACTGCTGGCAAAGAACGGGATGAGGCTACGAAAGAGAGCAGGAAATGGCAAGGCCAGGTGGAGGGATTAGCACGAGAGGGTGATATTTTGCGCCAGCAACTGAGAGATCTGAGTTCCCAAATCAAGGTTCTCGTGCTGGAAGTCACTCTCTTGAAGGAGGGTGAAGCAAACTATGACCGTGAAGAACTTGAAAAGGTCGCCCGCAGAGAAATCGAAGACTCTTCGGCCGACCTCACCCCTACTGGCCGATTCATTAGCCAGAACCTAACCACGTTCAAAGATCTGCACGAGCTTCAGGAGCAGAATGTCACTCTTCGTCGCATGTTGAGAGAGCTAGGAGATAAGATGGAAGGCGCAGAAGCACGGGAGAGGGATGTTACTCGgcagcaggaacaggaggaACTAAAGGAGTTGAGGATCAGGGTGCAGACATACCGGGACGAAATTGCAAACCTCATTGCTCAGACTAAGAGCTATGTTAAGGAGCGTGACACATTCCGCAGCATGCTGACTCGCAGAAGACAAACGGTTGGCGGCGATGCTGTATTTTCAcagtctcttcctcttgGTGCCGCTCCACCGGCGTCTGAAAACTCAACGGGCGTCCCTGACTACGCCGAACTGTTGCGGAAGGTTCAAGCACACTTTGATAGCTTCAGGGAGGAAACAGCTACAGACCATGCGGCTCTAAAGCAACAAGTCAACGAACTTTCGCGCAAGAATAGTGAATTGATGAGTGAGGCGAGCCGTTCAAACAGTCAACTTGTTGCTGCAACCCAACGTGCggagcttcttcagagcAACTTCAATATGCTCAAGACCGAGAACGCAGAATTGCAGAAACGTTACGCTGCGCTGTTCGAGACCGCCAACCGACAGGATCTTAGGACTCAGCAAGCCGCAGAAGATCTTGTCGAGTCGAAAGGCCTTATTGACAGCCTCCAGCGTGAGAGCGCGAACTTAAAGGCCGAAAAAACTCTCTGGAAGAATATCGAGAAACGACTCATTGAGGACAATGAGACCCTACGGAATGAGCGTAGCCGTCTTGACTCGCTTAATGCAAATCTGCAGAACATTCTTAATGAGCGGGAACACGCAGACTCTGAGAGTCGCAGGAGGCTTCAACAGAGCGTTGAATCTCTCGAATCAGAATTGCAGACAACGAAGAGAGAGCTGAACGAGCAGATTGAGGAGTCTAAGAAAGCCACTTTACGACGCGAGTACGAGCATGAGCAGAACCAGAAGCGTATCGACGACTTAGTGACTAGCCTAAGCTCCACGAAGGAAGAGTTGGTTGCGGTCAAGACAACCAGAGATCATCTACAGTCTCGCGTTGATGAACTCACTGTCGAGCTTCGGAGTGCAGAGGAACGGCTTCAGGTCCTGCAGTCTCGGCCCAGTGTTTCTGGCGCTCCCGCTGAAACCGCTCCTCCTGAAGGGTCACAAGAGTCCGGCTTGACCAGAGAGCAAGAACTCAGCATTGAAGTGTCTGAGTTGAAACGCGATCTTGAATTAGCAAGGACCGATCTAGAGCATGCTAAAGAGCAGGTTGAGGACTACAAGGCCATTAGCCAAGCGACGGAAGAGCGACTGCAGTCAGTCTCTGATACCAACGACCAATACCGCGAAGAGACCGAGCAGCTTGTCaaagagaaggatgcaaGGATACAGGACCTGGAAAAACGAATTGAAGAGATCTCCTCTGAGCTTTCTGCGACCAACACTGAGCTCTCTAAATTACGTGACGGACAGAGTGAAGTTGCTCGACGTTTAGAGGAGCAAAAAGCCAGTCTGGAAGCAGATATTGCAAGGCTCACGGAAGAAAACGAGCGTCAAATTGCTGCAGCTCAATATCACCAGGAGGATCTGAAAGCTCAGGCGGAAATTGCACAGCACGCCCAGCAAAACTACGAGAGCGAGCTAGTCAAACATGCTGAAGCCGCCAAGAATCTCCAGACGGTTCGGGCCGAAGCCAACCAGCTGAAGCTGGAAGTTGTCGAGCTGCGAACTCAGGCTGAAACTTTTAAGAAGGATCTTGCTCAAAAGGAGGAAAGCTGGAATGAGCGCAAGGACCGATACGAAAGCGAGCTTCTGGAGTTACAGAAGCGCCGTGATGAAGTCTTACATCAGAACAACCTGCTTCATTCCCAAATCGAGAACATTACTAAGCAGATCTCAGCCTTACAACGTGACCGAGCCACCATTGCTGAGACCGAGCAGGATAATGGCGAGGCGGTTGCGCCGAACCTAGAAGGCCTGCAGGAGGTCATCAGCTTCTTGCGTcgcgagaaggagattgtTGATGTTCAGTATCACCTGTCCACACAAGAGGCCAAGCGGCTACGCCAGCAACTCGACCACGCTCAGTCCCAGCTTGATGAGGCGCGTCTCAAACTTGAACAGGAGCGTCGAGCCCAAACTGACAGTGAGAGCGCTGACTTGAGCCACAATAAACTTATGAATACGCTGAACGAGCTCAACATTTTCCGTGAAAGCAGTGTCACTCTACGTAGCCAGCTTCAGCAAACCAAGACTGCCCTTGCTGAGAAGTCTGCTCGCGTTGATGAATTGGTTCAGCAGATAGCGCCCCTCGAGACCCAGATCCGGCAACTTGAGGACGCCGTTGAGACcaaggacgaagagatgAAGCTCTTGCAGCAAGACAGGGACCACTGGCAACAACGGACGCAGAACATTCTCCAGAAATATGACCGAGTGGACCCAGCTCAGATGGAAGAATTGAagcaggaattggagaaatTGAGGACGGAAAGAGACGAGGCCATTTCGGCTCGTGAAGCCCTTGAGAAACAGGTTGAAGCGTTCCCCGAGCAGTTGAGCGCAGCCGAGCAGAGGACGCAGGACCTTCGTTCCAAGCTCACAGAACAGTTCAAGGCTCGTTCCAGGGAACTTATGGGTCGTGTCAACGCCAAGCAAACCGAGTTAGACGCCGTGGTCCAGGAGAGGGAGGTACTGcaggaggagttgaagacTACCAAGGAGGAGTTGGAAGCATTGAAGAGTAAGCTCGCCGAAAAGCCTGAGGCGCCAGCGGACCAGGGCACAGTCGTCGACTCTACGCCGGCATCTCAGTTCCCAATTCCTACGACCCAGGCACCCGCACCGACGGACGACGAACGAGTCaaggcgctggaggagaaggtgcAGCGTCTTGAAGCCGCTCTTGCCGAGAAGGAGAGTGTTTTGGCTGCCAAGGATGCTGAGCACGAGACCAAGGTTAAAGAGCGGGTTGAGAGATTGAAGGAAGTTTTCAATAACAAGATGGCTGAGGTTAGGGCAAACCATCGACAGGAGATTGAACGCTTGACAGCTACTCAGGGTGGAGCTCATGAAGGCGCTGAAGGTGCCCAAGAAACTCCAGGGACACCGCAACCTAAACAGCAGCCTCCCGCAACGCCAAGCAAGTCCGAAGACGGCCTTCCAGACTTGACGGATGCCCAGGCTAGACAACTCGTTGCGCGAAACGAGACCATCCGCACAATTCTCCGCAACAACATTAAGCAACAACTCGCcaaggagagagagaagcaagGACAAGAAACTCAATCTACCCAGGATGCcatcgcagctgcagagcaaaAATTCAACGATGAGCGGGAGGCGCTCAGGAAAGCGCACGAGGAGggaatggaggaaaagaTCAAGTCTGCTGTTGAGCTGTCGGATAAGAAATATCTGGCTAGGATCAGCATGCTTGATTCCAGGTACAGAAACACACAGGCCAAGGTCGACATCGTGTCGAAGGCGGCCACTGAGACGCCGCAAAAACCTGTTGTCGAAGTATGGGAGATTGCAAAGGTTGCTAAAGCTCCACCCGCCCAAGCACAGACACCTAAGCCTTCGCCAGCGACCCCGGCACAAGTTGCCTCTCCCGCACCTCAGGTGGCGCAACCTGCACCTACTCCAGCCCAAACCGGCGCTGCAAGTCAACAAAGTGCCCCTGCACAACCCCCAACACAAGCACCTGCCCAAGCGCCTGCCCAAGCGCCTACCCAGGCTCCGACCCAAGCTCCGGCCCAAGCTTCGGCCCCGGAAGCTGCTCCTGgcgcagccgcagccgctccagctcaacctcaGCCAAGTGAGCAGCCCTCGCAGACACAACAACCACAGTCAGAAGAaggttcttcagctgctcccCCCCCTGCCACTGCCACAAGCGGTGTTCCCAACCCATTTGGTCAAACTCAGAACAaacaacagccgcagccgcagccgcaggGTTCCAACCTACCCAACAAGCCACCAGCAGGCGGAGTGCTTCGCACGTTGCAGTCTGGGCTTCCAGTCGCGCGAGGCGGACGAGGCGGTGCTCGGGGCGGATCTCACCAGCAGAATCCGTTCGGCCAACTCGCACAACAGGCGCAGTCCCAGGcaccccagcagcagcaacagtccCAACGCGGTGGCGGCATCGCTCGCGGCCGtggcggacgaggaggccAGGGTAGAGGCGCACACCAGAACACCCAGGCTCAAGGACAAGCACAAGGACAAGCACAGGGCCAGGCCCAAGCCCAGGCCCAACCCAGTGCAGGCCGAGGTGGGCTGAATGCTGGTGCACGCCAGTTTGTCCCCCAGGGCAACAAGCGAGCTAGGGAGGATGGCACTGATAATGCAAACGAGGGCGGCAATGCcggtgggaagaggatgcgcgGTGGTGGTCATACACGGGGATCTTGA
- a CDS encoding uncharacterized protein (transcript_id=CADANIAT00003585), whose amino-acid sequence MNAIQIPSPVQLGHTNIDGEETPSSVDIYSWPDNIQELDVTGWLSCVGRRHLSFFRPSSPALPLSNTNPIPVPLGGQDVPMKPVPSHQPICRRPARGRSRSLTAERTNAQATEGIHRHRSVSPWTVELTDVRKISHTNRKREIQEVLGPLFAGGTNNLVLLCWGDRDRCHIIPTDVRNEADEVNVWESIKTAWYSRRDYEFAIPGAKTKAHFVGLYRDLTSERSKLEGDIANYEEKEFPCPYDSSTGMVDCFRDICISYMDDTQLCPERRLYNSQRQLLRLTRRPLLTQAFSNRNVAKVNNLLQGERLIYSQLDILKKLDEWHVPDLSEIPFHALLITEGWDYDIRNVVIPLTASFFFTLVVMRISEYQAVLGYA is encoded by the exons ATGAACGCTATTCAGATACCTTCTCCGGTCCAGTTAGGACACACGAACATTGACGGCGAGGAAACACCTTCTTCGGTAGATATTTATTCGTGGCCCGACAATATTCAAGAATTGGACGTAACAGGGTGGCTCTCCTGTGTTGGAAGACGCCATTTGTCATTTTTCCGCCCATCATCTCCCGCACTCCCTCTGTCCAATACCAACCCCATTCCGGTTCCTTTAGGAGGACAAGATGTTCCCATGAAACCAGTACCTTCTCACCAACCAATCTGTCGCCGTCCAGCAAGAGGGCGCTCCAGGAGCTTGACTGCAGAGAGAACCAATGCTCAGGCCACAGAAGGTATTCATAGGCATCGATCCGTCTCCCCCTGGACAGTGGAACTTACCGACGTGCGGAAAATATCTCACACGAATCGTAAACGTGAGATTCAAGAAGTGCTTGGTCCATTATTTGCAGGTGGTACAAACAATCTAGTCTTGCTCTGCTGGGGAGACAGGGACCGCTGCCATATCATCCCAACAGATGTTCGTAATGAAGCGGACGAAGTGAATGTCTGGGAAAGCATCAAAACAGCATGGTACTCACGCAGAG ATTACGAATTCGCAATTCCTGGAGCAAAAACCAAAGCCCATTTTGTTGGCTTATATCGAGACCTGACAAGCGAGAGGAGTAAACTTGAGGGTGATATTGCGAACTACGAAGAAAAAGAGTTCCCATGCCCATATGATTCGTCTACAGGGATGGTGGACTGCTTCAGAGACATTTGTATATCGTACATGGATGATACGCAGTTGTGTCCTGAAAGGCGTCTCTATAACTCTCAACGTCAGCTACTACGCCTTACCAGGCGACCGTTGCTAACCCAGGCCTTCTCGAATCGGAACGTTGCGAAAGTAAACAACCTTCTCCAAGGAGAGAGGCTGATATATAGTCAGCT GGATATTCTAAAGAAACTTGATGAGTGGCATGTTCCGGACCTCAGCGAGATTCCATTCCACGCCCTGCTGATTACTGAAGGCTGGGACTACGATATACGGAACGTCGTTATACCTCTAACCGCGtcattcttcttcactcTGGTC GTTATGCGAATAAGTGAATATCAAGCTGTACTGGGATACGCATGA